The Mycolicibacterium doricum genome includes a region encoding these proteins:
- a CDS encoding alkaline phosphatase family protein gives MSLAVVFVILDGVGARQVRPETMPALHALATAGAWRPDGAQAVLCSATYPNILTLVTGRSPEVHRVFANPLVGPQFVGHQFVGHQFTADAYAPTLFELAASSSSEVVVGDQHLIDVAGARSAGRHWPPDGTLPPSAMRDEFGYAADEEVLPRAVEAAERRSDLLVVHLNGPDTAAHLHGPESARAADAYRSADATVANLVEVLRPRWDELVVLITSDHDQEPVDDQRRIDLARLATTRGVDATVYHEGTAALVIGGDAGDDRWLAGVPGIERSWLCEPGLRMVASTPHAWFASATQSSRHGAHGGPRTRDQVAIATGGHPMVSEIADRWRRRRPHAEDWTGLILAALRDGS, from the coding sequence ATGAGTCTGGCGGTCGTCTTCGTCATCCTCGACGGGGTCGGTGCCCGCCAAGTCCGTCCGGAGACCATGCCCGCACTGCACGCTCTGGCAACGGCAGGGGCGTGGCGCCCTGACGGCGCGCAGGCGGTGCTGTGTTCGGCGACCTACCCGAACATTCTCACACTGGTGACCGGGAGGTCTCCCGAGGTGCACCGGGTGTTCGCGAACCCCCTTGTCGGACCCCAATTTGTCGGACATCAATTTGTCGGACATCAATTCACCGCTGATGCGTACGCACCGACGTTGTTCGAGCTGGCAGCGTCGAGCTCCTCCGAAGTGGTGGTCGGGGACCAACATCTCATCGACGTCGCCGGAGCCCGCTCCGCGGGCCGGCATTGGCCGCCCGATGGCACGCTTCCACCGTCGGCGATGCGCGACGAATTCGGTTACGCCGCCGACGAGGAGGTCTTACCGCGGGCCGTCGAGGCCGCGGAGAGGCGGTCGGACCTGCTCGTCGTGCACCTCAACGGTCCAGACACCGCTGCCCATCTCCACGGACCCGAAAGCGCACGTGCTGCAGACGCATACCGGTCGGCGGACGCTACCGTGGCTAACCTCGTCGAGGTGCTGCGGCCCCGCTGGGACGAGCTGGTGGTGCTCATCACCTCCGATCACGACCAGGAACCGGTGGACGACCAGCGGCGCATCGACCTCGCCCGCCTGGCCACCACGCGCGGAGTTGATGCCACCGTGTACCACGAAGGGACGGCCGCGCTGGTGATCGGCGGGGATGCCGGAGACGATCGCTGGCTGGCCGGCGTTCCGGGGATCGAACGATCCTGGCTGTGCGAGCCGGGCCTGCGTATGGTCGCGTCCACCCCGCATGCCTGGTTCGCGTCGGCCACCCAGTCGAGTCGCCACGGCGCTCACGGCGGTCCCAGAACTCGAGACCAGGTAGCCATAGCCACCGGCGGCCACCCAATGGTTTCCGAGATTGCGGATAGGTGGCGCCGTCGCCGCCCTCACGCAGAGGACTGGACGGGACTGATTCTCGCCGCGCTGCGCGACGGTAGCTAG
- a CDS encoding ABC transporter ATP-binding protein translates to MPSAVRIEAVRKTYGATVALDNVSLDIEEGQMVALLGPSGCGKTTLLRAIAGLDGIDSGVIRIGDRDVTSTPARQRPIGMVFQHYALFPNMTVAQNISFPLDIRRQRRAARSARVAELLELTGMTDLAGRYPNELSGGQQQRVALARALAPEPDVLLLDEPLAALDATIRNGLRDEIRRIQHRIGITAVFVTHDQSEAMAVADRVAVMDGGRILEAAPPAEIYDRPVSRFAATFVGSRNAIELPIDPDRMVRWGEAFAVPAPQGGNGKALAVFRPEDVRITEHGGMAAAVDVVVFLGAISRVYVTVDGHTLHVDLPSPEAAAFSHGQRVGVAVAPDAVRVFAA, encoded by the coding sequence GTGCCAAGCGCAGTACGAATCGAAGCGGTGAGAAAAACCTACGGGGCGACGGTTGCACTCGACAATGTCTCGCTCGACATCGAAGAGGGCCAGATGGTGGCTCTGCTCGGGCCGTCCGGGTGCGGCAAGACCACGTTGCTGCGCGCCATCGCGGGCCTCGACGGCATCGACAGCGGCGTCATCCGGATCGGGGACCGCGACGTAACGAGCACCCCGGCACGGCAGCGCCCCATCGGCATGGTGTTCCAGCATTACGCCCTGTTCCCCAATATGACGGTCGCCCAAAACATCTCGTTTCCCCTCGACATCAGGAGACAGCGGCGCGCGGCGCGGTCCGCGAGGGTGGCCGAGCTCCTGGAGTTGACCGGAATGACCGACCTGGCCGGACGTTATCCGAATGAGCTATCCGGCGGCCAACAGCAACGCGTCGCCCTGGCACGCGCGCTGGCCCCGGAACCCGACGTCCTGCTCCTCGACGAACCGCTCGCGGCGCTCGATGCCACGATCCGGAACGGCCTGCGCGACGAGATCCGGCGCATTCAGCACCGCATAGGCATCACTGCGGTTTTCGTCACGCACGACCAGTCCGAGGCAATGGCCGTCGCCGACCGGGTGGCGGTGATGGACGGTGGCCGCATCCTGGAGGCGGCCCCGCCGGCCGAGATCTACGACCGGCCCGTCTCCCGGTTCGCCGCTACGTTCGTCGGATCCCGCAACGCGATCGAGCTTCCCATCGACCCGGACCGCATGGTCCGCTGGGGCGAGGCCTTCGCGGTCCCAGCGCCGCAAGGCGGCAACGGTAAGGCGCTCGCGGTCTTTCGACCAGAGGATGTGCGGATCACCGAGCACGGGGGGATGGCCGCGGCGGTCGATGTCGTCGTCTTCCTCGGCGCGATCAGCCGTGTCTACGTCACGGTGGACGGGCACACGCTCCACGTCGACCTGCCGTCTCCCGAAGCCGCGGCGTTCTCGCACGGTCAACGGGTCGGGGTGGCCGTCGCGCCGGACGCCGTTCGCGTGTTCGCCGCATGA
- a CDS encoding ABC transporter permease: MTTTAPIAVSAHIPRVRVSTRNWPKWTLLGAWGVFLALPVVATLLYSVATVWRNQAFPDGFTLRWWIDTLSEPRVVSALLKSTWLAAVTVVIVAILVLPALYWAYVRNPRIRTVMQLCALLPFALPFVVLAYGIKRLAGASELTQPWESSVLLVVLGHVALAFPFFLWPVDGSMASAGARRLSEAAEASGASPFSTLVRVIIPNIRTGIITGSILTFATSFGEYSIARVITGNSFETLPVWQVAALDDTRGNPNGVAVMAMFTFVLMFVVSVLLARASQGEPLRLLPGIDDRAK; the protein is encoded by the coding sequence ATGACGACAACCGCTCCGATCGCCGTGTCCGCCCACATCCCTCGCGTTCGGGTCAGCACGCGTAACTGGCCGAAGTGGACCCTGCTGGGAGCGTGGGGAGTCTTCCTGGCGCTTCCCGTGGTCGCCACGCTGCTCTACTCGGTTGCGACGGTCTGGCGCAATCAGGCTTTCCCCGACGGCTTCACCCTGCGGTGGTGGATCGACACACTCAGCGAACCGCGTGTCGTGTCGGCATTGCTGAAGTCGACCTGGCTGGCCGCGGTGACGGTGGTCATCGTCGCGATACTCGTTCTTCCGGCGCTGTATTGGGCATACGTGCGCAATCCGCGCATCCGCACGGTGATGCAGTTGTGTGCGCTGCTGCCGTTCGCACTGCCGTTCGTGGTGCTCGCGTACGGCATCAAACGCCTGGCCGGCGCGAGCGAGCTGACCCAGCCGTGGGAGTCGAGCGTCCTTCTCGTCGTGCTCGGCCACGTGGCGCTGGCGTTCCCGTTCTTCCTGTGGCCGGTCGACGGTTCGATGGCGTCGGCCGGGGCGCGCCGGTTGTCGGAGGCGGCTGAAGCATCGGGGGCCTCGCCGTTTTCAACCCTTGTCCGCGTGATCATTCCGAACATTCGCACAGGGATTATCACCGGATCTATCCTCACGTTCGCCACCTCTTTCGGGGAATACTCGATCGCTCGGGTCATCACCGGCAACTCGTTCGAGACGCTGCCGGTCTGGCAGGTGGCCGCGCTCGACGACACCCGCGGGAATCCCAACGGCGTTGCCGTCATGGCGATGTTCACCTTCGTGCTCATGTTCGTCGTGTCGGTGCTCCTGGCCCGAGCGAGCCAGGGGGAGCCGCTTCGTCTGCTGCCGGGCATCGATGATCGGGCCAAATAG
- a CDS encoding ABC transporter permease subunit produces the protein MTPGPVSEAARRRLGELRSAMTQWAPAVPFILTAGVLLVAAAWWLVRLSFSGPDGGWTLEPWRDIFTQQITRDAMVRSFALATLVATICTVAGSVLAYQVASLGRHGRAGSQALLNVAANFGGASLAIAMVSTLGAVGFVRLLLQDWFSYTLGLNLYSFWGLVVTYVYFILPLYVLLVLPAMSVIRPEWWEAVQTAGGGRWYFWRRVGVPVLFPFLLSGWVLTFAWSLGQFSVPYALLGETSTRFLITTRLGNFLFSATGGGNRFERAAALAVLLMVISAVALVLYRMIASRMLARLEGAR, from the coding sequence ATGACACCTGGGCCGGTCTCCGAGGCTGCTCGCCGGCGGCTGGGCGAACTACGATCTGCGATGACGCAGTGGGCACCCGCCGTGCCGTTCATCCTGACTGCCGGAGTGCTGTTGGTCGCGGCGGCGTGGTGGCTTGTTCGCCTCAGCTTTTCCGGGCCCGACGGCGGTTGGACGCTGGAACCCTGGCGCGACATCTTCACCCAGCAGATCACCCGCGACGCGATGGTGCGCTCTTTTGCCCTGGCAACACTCGTGGCGACGATCTGCACGGTCGCCGGCTCGGTGCTTGCCTACCAGGTGGCGAGCCTGGGCCGCCACGGCCGCGCCGGCTCGCAGGCGCTGCTCAACGTCGCCGCCAACTTCGGCGGCGCCTCGTTGGCGATCGCCATGGTGTCGACGCTGGGAGCGGTCGGGTTCGTCCGGCTGCTCCTGCAGGACTGGTTCTCCTACACCCTGGGGCTCAACCTGTACTCGTTCTGGGGGCTCGTCGTCACCTACGTGTACTTCATTCTTCCGCTCTACGTGCTACTGGTGCTGCCGGCGATGTCGGTGATCCGACCTGAATGGTGGGAAGCGGTGCAAACCGCCGGTGGTGGGCGCTGGTATTTCTGGCGCCGTGTCGGCGTTCCGGTGCTCTTTCCGTTTCTACTGTCCGGATGGGTGCTGACCTTCGCGTGGTCGCTCGGTCAGTTCTCGGTTCCGTATGCCTTACTCGGTGAGACGTCGACGAGGTTCTTGATCACAACGCGACTGGGCAACTTCTTGTTCTCTGCCACCGGCGGTGGCAACAGGTTCGAGCGGGCAGCGGCGCTGGCGGTGTTGTTGATGGTCATCTCGGCGGTGGCGCTCGTCCTCTATCGGATGATCGCCTCCCGCATGCTGGCGCGGCTGGAGGGGGCGCGATGA
- a CDS encoding ABC transporter substrate-binding protein, whose product MLTAIALPLVSCSGSDAGTPADASAPADVTAAKEQAKSFRTAGMPDDWINFGEFYQSVCDTYELGCNGFAVEAKNRTDTDMSSAEEIAAFKNETTNAPMCSDIGIAFGQVAEEEGVLLDYMPEAAAELPDAYKSATGGWVATAVGVISIITNTSVVPSPPKSFADLLKPEYKGKVSMSNPITSGTGQATVFSTAAALSTTKGEFDLDAAIDYWAEFFRLGQRNDAEYSAAAFERGETPIRLAYDFVNIQTADLVKNKGIGVDITIPEEGGVWSPSATMCNKKTEDPDLAKLVLDHTLSDEGQLVFARVGARPVLYTLGKLEVPEELKASWLPEAEYVNVAEYPGDEWPNPSVVAERWENEVLTEAG is encoded by the coding sequence GTGCTGACGGCGATCGCGCTGCCGCTTGTGTCGTGCAGCGGCTCGGACGCCGGCACGCCTGCCGACGCCTCGGCGCCCGCGGACGTCACCGCCGCCAAGGAGCAGGCGAAGTCGTTCCGAACCGCGGGCATGCCCGACGACTGGATCAACTTCGGCGAGTTCTATCAGTCGGTCTGTGACACCTACGAGCTGGGCTGCAACGGCTTTGCGGTCGAGGCCAAGAACCGCACCGACACCGACATGAGTTCAGCTGAGGAGATCGCCGCCTTCAAGAACGAGACGACCAACGCGCCGATGTGCTCGGATATCGGCATCGCCTTCGGTCAGGTGGCCGAAGAGGAGGGCGTGTTGCTCGACTACATGCCCGAAGCGGCCGCCGAACTACCGGACGCTTACAAGTCCGCCACCGGTGGATGGGTCGCCACGGCCGTGGGCGTCATCTCCATCATCACCAACACGTCGGTGGTGCCCAGCCCGCCGAAATCCTTCGCTGATCTGCTCAAGCCCGAGTACAAGGGGAAGGTGTCCATGTCGAACCCCATCACCTCAGGAACCGGGCAGGCCACCGTGTTCTCGACCGCCGCGGCACTGTCGACCACCAAGGGTGAATTCGACCTGGACGCCGCGATCGACTACTGGGCCGAGTTCTTCCGGCTGGGTCAGCGCAACGACGCCGAATACTCGGCCGCGGCATTCGAGCGCGGGGAGACGCCGATCCGGCTCGCCTACGACTTCGTCAACATCCAGACCGCCGATCTCGTCAAGAACAAGGGCATCGGCGTCGACATCACGATTCCGGAAGAGGGCGGCGTCTGGTCACCGTCGGCGACGATGTGCAACAAGAAGACCGAGGACCCCGATCTGGCGAAACTCGTTCTCGACCATACGCTTTCCGACGAAGGTCAGCTGGTCTTCGCCAGGGTCGGCGCCCGCCCCGTTCTCTACACCCTGGGCAAGCTCGAGGTCCCGGAGGAACTAAAGGCATCGTGGCTGCCGGAAGCGGAGTACGTCAACGTGGCGGAGTATCCCGGCGATGAGTGGCCCAACCCGTCCGTCGTCGCCGAGCGCTGGGAGAACGAAGTGCTCACGGAGGCCGGATGA
- a CDS encoding phosphonatase-like hydrolase — protein MAGTTVADDGLVVSAFEAAATAAGLPDSGAERDDARRYLLDTMGQSKISVFETLFRDQKRAQRANAAFELAYAEFIDSGHAAPIAGVEEAITRLRDARVKVALTTGFSSVIQQKLLAALGWQSLVDLVLAPGDGVRGRPHPDLILTALMRLQVDAVYEVAALGDTTSDIESARRAGASVAAGTLTGAHNERELRDAGATHIVGSVTQFADLILQRR, from the coding sequence ATGGCCGGCACCACCGTCGCCGACGACGGACTCGTGGTCAGCGCCTTCGAGGCGGCGGCCACCGCGGCGGGATTGCCCGACTCCGGAGCTGAACGAGACGACGCCCGCCGATACCTGCTCGACACCATGGGGCAGTCGAAGATCTCCGTCTTCGAGACGCTTTTTCGTGACCAGAAGCGGGCGCAGCGCGCTAATGCCGCGTTCGAGCTCGCGTACGCCGAATTCATCGACAGTGGCCACGCCGCACCGATCGCCGGTGTGGAGGAGGCGATCACGCGACTGCGCGATGCCCGGGTGAAGGTCGCCCTGACCACCGGGTTCAGCTCGGTCATCCAGCAGAAGCTGCTCGCCGCGCTGGGTTGGCAGTCGCTGGTCGACCTGGTACTCGCACCCGGCGACGGTGTGCGCGGCCGTCCGCATCCCGACCTCATCCTCACCGCACTGATGCGGCTGCAGGTCGACGCCGTCTATGAGGTCGCTGCGTTGGGCGACACCACCAGCGACATTGAAAGCGCCCGTCGCGCAGGCGCTTCGGTGGCTGCCGGCACGCTCACCGGCGCCCACAACGAACGGGAGCTGCGAGATGCAGGAGCCACCCACATCGTCGGCTCCGTCACCCAATTCGCCGACCTCATCCTGCAGCGTCGTTGA
- a CDS encoding TIGR03364 family FAD-dependent oxidoreductase, producing the protein MRVTVIGGGILGTTHALEAIRRGHDVVQLEREAQARGATVRNFGLVWLSGRAAHELEATLRARELWEKLGADVPGVGFRPAGSLTLLRTGGELAVAEEMVARADAELRGFALLDPEQVAALNPALRGEYLAGLRCSTDAVVEPRQVLPALREHMAASGRYRFMAGSEARSADGASVVDDHGRRYDGDVVIVCPGAAHGGLVRELAGPLPVRRVRLQMMQTEPLGEQLTTAIADGDSFRYYPGFAGAALEALQSNEPQDTVADKHRIQLLCVQRLHGGLTIGDTHEYDEPFDFDLDESPYAYLMDVVEGFLGRPLPPVVQRWAGVYSQSTDAAPLACRTSPADSVWVITGPGGRGMTLAPALAEQTADLINL; encoded by the coding sequence GTGCGTGTAACGGTCATCGGGGGCGGCATCCTCGGCACCACCCACGCGCTCGAGGCGATCCGCCGCGGACACGACGTCGTCCAGCTGGAACGCGAAGCCCAGGCGCGTGGCGCGACAGTGCGCAACTTCGGCCTGGTCTGGCTGTCCGGCCGGGCGGCCCACGAACTCGAGGCCACCCTGCGCGCCCGTGAACTGTGGGAGAAGCTCGGTGCCGACGTGCCCGGGGTCGGATTCCGGCCCGCTGGCTCGCTGACTCTGTTGCGCACCGGCGGTGAACTGGCCGTCGCCGAGGAAATGGTCGCCCGGGCGGACGCCGAGTTGCGTGGCTTCGCGCTACTGGACCCCGAACAGGTCGCAGCGCTGAACCCCGCCTTGCGAGGTGAGTACCTGGCCGGGCTGCGCTGTTCGACCGACGCAGTTGTCGAACCGCGGCAGGTGCTGCCCGCACTGCGCGAGCACATGGCGGCCAGCGGCCGGTACCGGTTCATGGCGGGCAGCGAGGCGCGTTCGGCCGACGGCGCTTCTGTCGTCGACGATCACGGCCGCCGCTACGACGGTGACGTGGTCATCGTGTGCCCGGGTGCCGCGCATGGCGGCCTGGTGCGGGAGCTCGCCGGTCCGCTGCCGGTGCGCCGAGTGCGGCTGCAGATGATGCAGACCGAGCCACTCGGGGAGCAGCTGACCACGGCCATCGCCGACGGCGACAGCTTCCGCTACTACCCCGGCTTCGCCGGTGCGGCACTCGAGGCGTTGCAAAGCAACGAGCCCCAGGACACCGTCGCCGACAAGCACCGCATCCAGCTGCTGTGCGTGCAACGACTACACGGCGGCTTGACGATCGGCGACACCCACGAGTATGACGAGCCGTTCGACTTCGACCTGGACGAGTCGCCGTACGCATACCTGATGGACGTCGTCGAGGGATTCCTCGGCCGCCCGTTACCTCCCGTCGTTCAGCGCTGGGCGGGCGTTTACAGCCAGAGCACCGACGCAGCCCCGCTGGCGTGCCGCACGTCGCCGGCGGACAGCGTGTGGGTCATCACGGGTCCCGGCGGCCGGGGCATGACGCTCGCACCCGCACTGGCCGAACAAACCGCCGACCTCATCAACCTCTGA
- a CDS encoding GntR family transcriptional regulator, with translation MSGAARLPKPYVVRTALDEMLADLQEGDPVPAERELAVRFGVARETVRQALHELLVEGRIERRGRGTVVSRPKLTQPLSLKSYTDGALRMGRVPGRLLVTWEDIEASPALAAALSVPAGEPIMHLERVLLADGQRIGLESTYLPNHRFGYLRRTFDPTTSLYAAIRAGGVRFASAVERIETVLPSPREADLLESTTAMPMLLLDRRSLDTEGVPIEAVRAVYRGDRVAFEAVLTDPD, from the coding sequence ATGAGTGGAGCAGCCCGACTGCCGAAGCCATACGTGGTCCGCACGGCGCTCGACGAGATGCTCGCCGACCTGCAGGAGGGTGACCCGGTGCCCGCAGAGCGCGAGCTCGCCGTCCGCTTCGGGGTGGCACGGGAAACCGTTCGGCAGGCATTGCACGAGCTCCTGGTGGAGGGGCGCATCGAGCGCCGCGGACGCGGTACCGTGGTGTCTCGGCCCAAGCTGACCCAGCCGCTTTCGTTGAAGTCCTACACCGATGGTGCGCTTCGGATGGGCCGAGTCCCCGGGCGTCTGCTTGTCACCTGGGAGGACATCGAAGCCAGCCCGGCATTGGCTGCAGCGCTGTCGGTTCCAGCGGGAGAGCCGATCATGCATCTCGAGCGGGTGCTGCTGGCCGACGGGCAGCGCATCGGGCTGGAGAGCACGTACCTGCCCAATCACCGGTTCGGCTATCTCAGAAGGACGTTCGACCCTACGACATCGCTGTATGCCGCGATCCGTGCCGGTGGCGTGCGGTTCGCTTCGGCGGTCGAACGGATCGAGACCGTGCTGCCCTCACCCCGTGAAGCGGATCTGCTCGAATCCACCACGGCCATGCCCATGCTGCTGCTCGACCGGCGCTCATTGGATACCGAGGGCGTGCCGATCGAAGCCGTTCGCGCCGTGTACCGCGGTGACCGGGTGGCGTTCGAGGCAGTGCTGACCGACCCCGACTGA
- a CDS encoding DUF190 domain-containing protein, with product MSGDLLQMTVYVGERARSGDRFTADALLDVYDAEPVAHSIVVRGIAGFGPRHELRSDVTLTGSEDPPIAVTAVDTAPTIRALASRAVELVPRGLVTLESVQSADGPLPGGPSVKVTAYVKRGHRTSGVLAYAAVCDVLHRHGFHAATALLGVDGTAGGRRQRAAFFSRNVTVPAVVVAVGPCTRAVEALDEVHGTPGVQMVTVAAVDVCKLDGTLVSQPSAVAGNDVLQKLTVQTCASALYHGVPVHRALVARLREVHQSAGVTVLRGVWGSQGDTAPLADSLLRVGRRVPVSTIVVDTHERIAAGFAVVDALTAQHGVVTVEPVPAAVSIDSGVRQGAL from the coding sequence GTGAGCGGCGACCTCCTGCAGATGACCGTCTACGTCGGCGAACGTGCGCGCAGCGGTGACCGGTTCACCGCAGATGCACTACTCGACGTGTACGACGCCGAGCCGGTGGCCCACAGCATCGTGGTGCGCGGGATCGCGGGATTCGGGCCACGGCACGAACTGCGAAGCGATGTCACGCTCACCGGGTCGGAGGACCCCCCGATCGCGGTCACCGCAGTCGACACCGCCCCGACGATACGCGCTCTGGCGTCGCGGGCGGTCGAACTCGTCCCTCGAGGACTCGTCACGCTCGAATCGGTGCAGTCGGCGGACGGGCCTCTACCCGGTGGGCCGTCGGTCAAGGTGACGGCGTACGTGAAACGTGGTCACCGGACGTCAGGAGTGCTCGCCTACGCCGCCGTCTGTGACGTGCTGCATCGCCACGGGTTCCACGCCGCGACGGCCCTCCTCGGGGTCGACGGCACCGCGGGCGGGCGCAGGCAGCGTGCCGCGTTCTTCAGCCGCAACGTGACGGTGCCCGCGGTGGTCGTCGCCGTGGGCCCCTGCACGCGGGCGGTCGAGGCGCTCGACGAAGTGCACGGCACACCGGGTGTGCAGATGGTCACCGTCGCGGCGGTGGACGTATGCAAGCTCGACGGCACGCTGGTCTCACAGCCGTCGGCTGTCGCGGGCAATGATGTTCTCCAGAAGCTGACGGTGCAGACTTGCGCGTCGGCGCTCTACCACGGTGTGCCGGTACACCGGGCGCTGGTCGCCCGCCTTCGCGAAGTGCACCAGAGCGCCGGGGTCACCGTGCTTCGCGGAGTATGGGGCTCGCAGGGCGACACGGCACCGCTCGCGGACAGTCTGTTGCGCGTCGGCCGCCGTGTCCCGGTGTCGACGATCGTGGTGGACACCCACGAGCGGATCGCGGCCGGATTCGCGGTGGTCGACGCCCTGACCGCGCAGCACGGTGTGGTCACCGTCGAACCGGTGCCAGCAGCGGTGTCCATCGACAGCGGCGTCCGCCAAGGCGCGCTGTGA
- the crcB gene encoding fluoride efflux transporter CrcB yields the protein MIVWAGVMLLGGAGAVCRFVLDRTVTAAMGRPFPFGTLAVNISGAFVLGFLGGLALRPELALLMGTAFIGSYTTFSTWMLETQRLAEERRGWPAAANVVGSVAAGLAAAAVGLWLGSLL from the coding sequence ATGATCGTGTGGGCGGGGGTGATGCTCCTCGGCGGGGCGGGCGCGGTGTGCCGATTCGTGCTGGACCGCACGGTCACCGCGGCGATGGGGCGACCGTTTCCGTTCGGCACTTTGGCGGTCAACATCAGCGGGGCCTTCGTCCTGGGGTTCCTCGGCGGTCTGGCGCTGAGACCGGAGCTGGCACTTCTCATGGGCACGGCGTTCATCGGGTCGTACACGACCTTCTCCACCTGGATGCTGGAGACCCAACGCCTCGCCGAGGAGCGCCGCGGCTGGCCGGCGGCCGCCAACGTGGTCGGCAGTGTCGCCGCCGGCCTCGCCGCCGCGGCGGTGGGTCTGTGGCTCGGGAGCCTGCTGTGA
- the crcB gene encoding fluoride efflux transporter CrcB — MLRFDGRELAAVFVGGALGTLARAGFEELAAADPGRWPWPTFTVNIVGAFLLGYVTTRLLERLPVSSYRRPLLGTGLCGGLTTFSTMQVETVRMLEHGHLGLAAGYTVASLAAGLAAVVVATALVRRARLRR, encoded by the coding sequence ATGCTTCGATTCGACGGTCGGGAATTGGCCGCGGTTTTCGTCGGCGGAGCGCTGGGCACACTGGCGCGGGCGGGGTTCGAGGAACTCGCCGCAGCCGACCCGGGCCGGTGGCCGTGGCCAACCTTCACGGTCAACATCGTGGGGGCATTCCTGCTCGGCTACGTCACCACGCGGTTACTCGAGAGGCTGCCGGTGTCGAGCTACCGCCGTCCGCTTCTGGGCACCGGCCTGTGCGGGGGCCTGACGACGTTCTCGACCATGCAGGTGGAGACGGTGCGGATGCTCGAGCACGGCCACCTCGGGCTGGCGGCCGGCTACACCGTGGCCAGCCTGGCGGCCGGACTGGCCGCGGTCGTGGTCGCGACCGCGCTGGTGAGACGGGCACGCCTCCGCCGATGA